Proteins from one candidate division KSB1 bacterium genomic window:
- a CDS encoding tetratricopeptide repeat protein, whose protein sequence is MLKGKNIIRKLLVVAIVTVAGLSVFYGCAITGETQTKDEAQLTAEEKARQKAKQDSLQKAYRYELLKAYSTGNEHHKNKNFKDAIPHLWTAAEMDTAGEFKSIYRKLGDSYMKLDKPDSALVVYNEALDKFPENDYYWRTKGWLLSAQQQNDEAIEAYYNAIEYDDDPPMSDYKNLGRLLVTEDRIDQAIEIYQKIVELNPQDADAQSTLASLFETTGDIDAVIEAKEAALENRSDDTALMFDLARLYYRQGDYNFAIEKFTNLLEIKPEDFDALEFLGNSYQYNGKYRKAIGAYEKALALKPDNARIMTEMAACYKEIDQVRKAMNTVNQAINMNSSYGMAYIVKGEIYSAVADKCIASREKKISTYDDKLVYQMAYNQYQRAANVDPTVSNTAEKRMRSIKPEIPTTEDKFLHPDKDKATLDCYQWLY, encoded by the coding sequence GTGCTTAAGGGAAAAAATATTATTAGAAAACTGCTGGTTGTGGCAATTGTAACAGTTGCCGGCCTCTCTGTCTTTTACGGTTGCGCTATAACGGGTGAGACCCAAACCAAGGATGAAGCTCAACTGACGGCTGAAGAAAAAGCCAGACAAAAAGCAAAACAGGATTCATTGCAGAAAGCTTATCGCTACGAGTTGCTGAAAGCCTATAGCACCGGAAATGAACATCACAAGAACAAGAATTTTAAAGATGCTATTCCGCATTTATGGACAGCTGCTGAAATGGATACCGCCGGAGAGTTTAAATCCATTTATAGAAAGCTTGGCGATTCCTATATGAAACTGGACAAGCCGGACAGCGCCCTGGTTGTCTACAACGAGGCGCTTGACAAGTTTCCTGAAAATGACTATTACTGGCGTACAAAAGGATGGTTGCTTTCCGCACAACAGCAGAACGACGAGGCGATCGAGGCCTATTATAACGCCATTGAATATGATGATGATCCTCCCATGTCGGATTATAAAAATTTAGGCCGGCTTTTGGTTACCGAGGATCGGATTGATCAAGCCATTGAAATCTATCAAAAGATTGTTGAACTCAATCCACAGGATGCAGATGCTCAAAGCACATTGGCCAGCCTGTTCGAAACGACAGGCGACATTGATGCTGTGATCGAAGCCAAGGAAGCGGCATTGGAAAATCGTTCTGATGACACTGCGCTTATGTTCGATCTGGCCAGACTCTATTATCGGCAAGGTGACTATAATTTTGCAATCGAAAAATTTACCAATCTTTTGGAAATCAAGCCGGAAGATTTTGATGCCCTTGAATTTTTAGGCAATTCCTATCAATATAACGGTAAATACCGTAAAGCGATTGGCGCCTATGAAAAAGCATTGGCGTTGAAACCGGATAATGCCCGTATTATGACTGAAATGGCCGCCTGTTACAAAGAGATCGATCAGGTCCGAAAAGCCATGAATACGGTGAATCAGGCAATCAATATGAATTCGAGTTATGGTATGGCATATATTGTAAAGGGTGAAATATATTCTGCTGTAGCTGACAAGTGTATTGCAAGTCGTGAGAAAAAGATTTCGACCTATGATGACAAACTTGTCTATCAAATGGCTTATAACCAGTATCAACGCGCAGCGAATGTAGATCCGACCGTATCGAATACAGCCGAAAAACGCATGCGGAGTATAAAACCCGAAATTCCGACCACGGAAGACAAATTTCTCCATCCTGATAAAGACAAAGCAACGCTGGATTGCTATCAGTGGCTTTATTAA
- the rpiB gene encoding ribose 5-phosphate isomerase B has product MSIAIGSDHAGFQLKQQIIDFLKQENLEYKDYGCYSPERVDYPDIGVKVGQAVAAGECERGILVCGSGIGISIAANKVKYVRAALCTSEYLAEMARRHNDANILALGGRTTTIELAARIIDIFLATEFEGERHGHRVDKIESII; this is encoded by the coding sequence ATGTCTATTGCGATTGGATCTGACCACGCTGGGTTCCAATTGAAGCAGCAAATAATTGATTTTTTGAAACAAGAAAATCTCGAATACAAAGATTATGGTTGTTATTCTCCGGAACGTGTTGATTATCCTGATATAGGTGTCAAGGTCGGTCAGGCCGTCGCAGCCGGTGAATGTGAGCGCGGAATTCTTGTTTGCGGTTCCGGAATTGGAATCAGCATCGCTGCAAATAAAGTAAAATATGTACGTGCTGCTCTCTGTACATCAGAATATCTTGCAGAGATGGCCAGACGCCACAATGATGCGAATATACTTGCTCTGGGAGGCCGCACCACAACCATTGAACTTGCGGCCCGGATCATAGATATCTTTCTCGCTACCGAGTTTGAGGGAGAAAGGCACGGACATCGAGTTGATAAAATTGAATCAATCATTTAA
- the glyA gene encoding serine hydroxymethyltransferase has translation MKLESFDPDVYQAINEEKKRQNTTLELIASENFTSTAVMQAMGQVMTNKYAEGYPGKRYYGGCENVDVVEELARNRAKKLFKAEHANVQPHSGAQANMAAFFSLVEPGAKVMGMDLAHGGHLTHGSPVNFSGRFFEMVHYGVTENGMIDMDQVRDIALKEKPELIITGASAYAREIDYKAFREIADDIDAKVVADIAHPAGLIAAGLLQSPIPFCHLVTTTTHKTLRGPRGGMILIGKDAENDMGIKTPKGRVKKYSELVDFNVFPGFQGGPLMHVIAAKAVAFREALKPEFKEYQKQVIRNAQVLARELMDRGFHVVSGGTDTHIVLLDVRSHKITGKDSEIALEAAGITANKNMVPFDDQSPFVTSGIRLGTPALTTRGMEEEEMRKVAEMIDTVLSNISSSNVQQRIRKQVNELCEQFPLYD, from the coding sequence ATGAAACTGGAATCGTTCGATCCCGATGTATATCAAGCCATCAATGAGGAAAAGAAACGACAAAACACAACACTGGAGCTCATAGCGTCGGAGAATTTTACCAGCACAGCTGTGATGCAGGCTATGGGGCAGGTGATGACCAACAAGTATGCGGAAGGGTATCCGGGGAAACGATACTATGGCGGCTGTGAGAATGTGGATGTGGTTGAAGAATTGGCGCGTAACCGCGCAAAAAAACTGTTCAAGGCAGAGCATGCAAATGTTCAACCGCACTCCGGGGCACAGGCAAACATGGCTGCGTTTTTCAGTCTGGTTGAACCCGGTGCAAAAGTAATGGGGATGGACCTGGCGCACGGCGGACATTTGACTCATGGCAGCCCGGTTAACTTTTCCGGCCGTTTTTTTGAAATGGTGCATTACGGTGTCACTGAAAACGGCATGATTGATATGGATCAGGTTAGAGATATTGCTTTGAAGGAAAAACCTGAATTGATTATAACCGGAGCAAGCGCTTACGCGCGTGAAATCGATTATAAAGCGTTCCGTGAAATAGCAGACGACATTGACGCAAAAGTTGTGGCCGATATTGCTCACCCGGCCGGATTGATAGCCGCGGGTCTTTTGCAGAGTCCGATACCGTTTTGCCATCTGGTGACTACAACTACTCATAAAACATTAAGAGGCCCCCGGGGTGGAATGATATTAATCGGTAAGGATGCTGAGAACGATATGGGCATTAAAACCCCCAAAGGCCGTGTTAAAAAATACTCTGAACTTGTTGATTTTAATGTGTTTCCAGGATTTCAGGGTGGTCCTTTGATGCATGTGATCGCAGCAAAAGCGGTTGCGTTTCGGGAAGCTTTAAAGCCTGAATTCAAAGAGTATCAAAAACAGGTTATCCGCAATGCCCAGGTACTCGCACGCGAGCTCATGGATAGGGGGTTTCATGTGGTTTCAGGCGGGACCGATACCCATATTGTTCTGCTTGACGTTCGTAGTCATAAAATTACCGGCAAAGATTCGGAAATTGCACTGGAGGCAGCCGGCATTACTGCCAATAAAAATATGGTGCCTTTTGATGATCAAAGTCCTTTTGTGACCAGCGGTATCCGGCTGGGCACTCCTGCCTTGACCACCCGGGGCATGGAGGAAGAAGAGATGAGAAAGGTCGCAGAAATGATTGACACTGTACTGTCAAATATTTCGAGCTCAAATGTACAACAACGCATAAGAAAACAAGTCAACGAACTCTGTGAGCAATTCCCGCTTTATGATTAA
- the nrdR gene encoding transcriptional regulator NrdR, translated as MRCPFCNYHDTKVIDSRTRDEGRSIRRRRRCLKCNRRFTTRETVDEIPLRIVKQDGTREEFNREKLLRGIQNACTKRPISTLDIEELVSKIEFEIRDQNTEEVSSRVIGEQVMKALKKLDDVAYVRFASVYRNFQAKEEFLSELDQL; from the coding sequence ATGAGATGTCCATTCTGTAATTATCATGATACCAAAGTGATTGATTCGCGTACCCGGGATGAGGGGCGGTCAATCAGAAGGCGGCGGCGCTGTCTGAAATGCAACAGACGCTTTACCACGCGAGAGACTGTTGATGAAATTCCCCTGCGGATTGTGAAACAGGATGGTACACGGGAAGAGTTTAACCGTGAGAAATTGTTGCGCGGAATACAAAATGCATGCACCAAACGCCCGATCTCTACTTTGGATATCGAAGAACTCGTTTCCAAGATTGAATTTGAGATCAGGGATCAGAATACAGAAGAAGTATCTTCGCGTGTCATTGGGGAACAGGTCATGAAAGCCTTGAAAAAGCTCGATGATGTTGCCTATGTCCGGTTTGCATCGGTATACCGTAATTTCCAGGCCAAAGAAGAGTTTTTGAGTGAGCTGGATCAGCTTTAG
- the rsxC gene encoding electron transport complex subunit RsxC has product MLRKKTFTGGVHPPEFKSEGEKKKVETCPAPKTAIIPVSQHIGAPAQPVVERGDTVKIGDVVAKAGGFVSAPVHATISGKVKKIEKRPHPLGQNVLSVIIENDQADEWNPDIQFDEQYEKQSTAEMIQRISAAGLAGMGGATFPTHVKVKPPDNKKIDTVILNGAECEPFLTADHRLMLEEPERVLKGLQLIMRILGAQTGLIGIENNKPDAVRVMKAKVNELGLPYKVTSLPVKYPQGAEKQLIKALKNRKVPAGGLPMDVGCVVQNVGTAAAVYDAIAYKKPLIERIVSVAGPAIKEPKNLLVRIGTPFAEVLECCGGPTEEMGKLIMGGPMMGLAQYTLDAPVIKGTSGLIAMKETQSFRPPETVCISCAHCVDVCPMGLVPKALGQFVKHERYNDAKSYHILDCIECGSCSYVCPAHINLVHLVKFGKLKVIEQQKKAG; this is encoded by the coding sequence TTGCTGAGAAAAAAAACGTTTACAGGCGGTGTGCACCCACCGGAATTCAAGAGCGAGGGCGAAAAGAAGAAAGTAGAAACATGCCCTGCTCCGAAAACAGCGATAATCCCGGTCTCCCAGCATATTGGCGCTCCTGCTCAACCCGTTGTGGAGCGCGGTGACACGGTCAAAATCGGGGATGTAGTCGCCAAAGCAGGCGGATTTGTTTCGGCGCCGGTACATGCAACCATCTCCGGCAAGGTCAAAAAGATTGAAAAGCGTCCGCACCCTCTGGGTCAAAATGTTCTATCTGTTATTATTGAAAACGATCAAGCGGATGAATGGAATCCGGATATTCAGTTTGATGAACAGTACGAGAAACAGAGTACGGCGGAGATGATACAGCGTATCTCTGCGGCGGGTCTGGCCGGAATGGGCGGCGCTACTTTTCCAACGCATGTCAAAGTCAAACCCCCGGATAATAAAAAGATCGATACCGTCATCCTGAATGGCGCTGAATGCGAACCGTTTCTCACCGCGGATCACCGGCTCATGCTCGAAGAACCGGAACGTGTTTTGAAAGGACTGCAGCTTATTATGCGTATACTGGGCGCGCAGACCGGTTTGATCGGTATTGAAAACAATAAACCGGATGCTGTGCGCGTCATGAAAGCAAAAGTGAATGAACTGGGGCTTCCGTATAAAGTCACGAGTCTCCCGGTCAAGTATCCCCAGGGCGCGGAAAAGCAGCTGATTAAAGCTCTGAAAAACCGCAAAGTGCCGGCAGGCGGGCTCCCTATGGATGTGGGGTGTGTGGTTCAGAATGTAGGGACCGCAGCGGCTGTCTATGATGCCATTGCCTATAAAAAACCGCTGATTGAGCGGATCGTTTCTGTAGCCGGCCCGGCAATCAAAGAACCCAAAAATCTTTTGGTGCGCATTGGCACCCCGTTTGCAGAGGTGCTGGAATGCTGCGGCGGTCCGACGGAAGAGATGGGAAAGCTCATTATGGGCGGACCGATGATGGGGCTGGCACAATATACGCTTGACGCACCGGTCATTAAAGGTACATCGGGTCTGATCGCTATGAAAGAAACGCAGAGTTTTCGTCCGCCTGAAACCGTATGTATCTCCTGCGCTCATTGCGTCGATGTCTGTCCCATGGGATTGGTTCCCAAAGCACTGGGGCAGTTTGTAAAACATGAACGCTATAACGATGCGAAATCGTATCATATTCTGGATTGTATCGAATGCGGGTCCTGCAGCTATGTCTGTCCGGCCCATATCAATCTGGTGCATCTCGTTAAATTTGGAAAACTCAAAGTCATTGAACAGCAAAAGAAAGCCGGCTAA